TTAAACCATTGTATATAATAGAGCATAATGTTGTATTATTAAGAGATTCATAAACATAGATCCTTTTACATGTCATCATAACTTTTTACTAACTCTTTTCAGATTAATGTCGCAGGAAATAGGGAAATTTATGAAAATGTCATTGACCAACGTTCTTTACGAAAATGTCATGTTCATGCGTCCATGGACGGACTACTCCACATGGGATGCGTCCGGATGCAAGGGATGCGTTGAGGAGGCATGGGATACGTCGGGGAGGCATGGGATGCGTCGGGGAGGGCATGGAATGCGTCGGGGATGGACTCTTCAACATTTGAAAGGACACGTGTCAGCTCCTCGTTCATGGACTCTTCAAGGTGACGCACAGACTCCTCCCATGTGGAGGAGTCCGTCCACGGACGCATGAACGTGACATTTTCGTAAAGAACGTTGGTCAAATGACATTTTCATAAATTCCCCTTATATATATGATTTTGGATTCCGACTACAGTAATAACACTACTAAAACATATTGGCAAAGGGTGGCCATGACGTCTATTAGGCCGCAATGGAGGGATATTGTGGACTGGTTACTTGTTCGTGCTCGTTCAAAGTCGGCTATGATCTATGTTGCTAAACTCATAGTTGCGGCTGCTACATACTTCATTTGGCAAGAAAGGAATGCTCGTTTATTCAAAAATCAGTTGAGCCCTCCGGAGCAGCTCAGTGACGTTATACTAAACACAGTAAGGTACAAGCTGATGGGAGCAAAACTAAAGAACACGACTAGTGTGCGGAAACTTCTTCAAGCGTGGGAGATTCATGGGGATGTCGTTGATGATGATGGCGGTTGAGTAGttgttttgtggttattttttcTAGAGTTTAGTCTAGTTGTTTTTTCAGTGTTTTACTTTATTGGGTGTGTTCTTGGATTGTTCTTGTTCTTACTTTCATGGGGCCtgtctcatgattgaactagtgtagactctctacactacttgttttatttggttgtgaatataCAGAATCACCAGGGTAACCTTTTACCCAAAAAAATGATCTATTTGATGTTAACGTCACTAAGTTTGGTTATTTTacgaaaaaaaaaaagacaaaaaaaagccAAGGGGTTGCAAAACCAAATTTAAAACCACATAATCACTTGCACATAGTGTTTTAAAGAAATAATGCAAGAAAAAAAGATTAATGATTATACAGTTACCTCTTCATATATCACATGCGTAGTATATGTATAAATATGTACTTATAATGTACAATTTTGCATAACGTATGTTGTGTACACTGTGAAGATATAACATGCGGATATTGAATTTACAACATGTGGATTTGTGTTTGGAGAGGTAAATCCGCATATGTATATAAGAAAAAGAAAGTCCACAtgttaaaaacacaaaaaaaatcgCATGAGGAAAAGTATAAAGAATCGCATGTTAAGAGAAAAAAAGTTGCATGTTGATAAATAATAATTCCGCATGTTAAGGAAAAAAACCCACATGTTAAAACTCCTCAGCGTACGTACGCAGCGTACGTTAAGCAAAATTGTACGTTAACGAACCCCTAAAAATGTATGTGTTTAGCCCTTTAGCTTCTTACATACCCATATGATCACCAAAACTAAGATCATGGATAATTTCCCATTTTCCCCATACAATTCCTTCAAAATTAATTGATTTGTCAACCctaaaaaactaaaaatactTTTTACCCTTTAGGTTCTTGCATACCCATAAGATAAGCAAAGCTAAGATAAGGGATACTTTCCCTTTTTTAAGATAGATTAAAAACTTTACATAAACTTAACAGGGTAACAATCTTGAAAGGAACCAAACCCCACCCCCTACACTCCCATATGTTAACATAAACAGGAACATGCTGCTTACTAACTCTACTACTATATTATCGGGGAGTTGTAACGTCCCTTTGAACCCTGCTCGCTTTTTACCCGACTCACACCACGCCTGATGGAAGGCGTAAAACGAGTTGCCCACCCATAACACTGCAACCACAAGAAATCAAATCATAACCGATACTACCATATAGGGGTGCTCACGGTtcggttttgaaaaaaaaacgacAAAAAAAACAAACCGGCTATGTTGGGCCGGTTGGTTGGACTGATAGTTCGGTTCTTGGCGGTTCCCTGTTTTTTAACTTAATACATTTGAGATGATAAAGATTTTTCATGAATATAATACATATACATAAACTAtgtattacaaaaaaaaaaaaaaacaaaaaaaaaaaaaaacaaaaaaaaaaaaaacaaaaaacaaaaaataaatagacTAAAAAGGTTATGGCTGGTTGAAAATTCCAAACCAACGACCAACCGTTAAACCGCCAAAACCGAACCGTAATAAGTCTCAAACCCGCGAATATGTAAAAAAACTTAGAAAgaaattccaagaaaatatatttttgaaacgAGAACGGACCTTTGAACATAGTAATAACAGAAGTCGGCGAGTATAAACGTTTGGACGATTTCAGAAAGGAGGACCATCGACGGCCATAACCCATAACCTAAAGCCGTCAATAAACCTCCCCGGGTATCCAGCACCtgtaaacattttataaaaaattaatCAGAAATAATCGAAGACTCGTTAAACGAACAAATAGGTCAAATAAAAAACTAGAAAATATTGTCTACCTGGAGAATCCAATGAGCACAACTTAGAAACCTTGCAACCCCTAAAGCAAAAACGTAATGTGCTGTGAACGGTTCAACAATCTTAAAAAAAAGATATAACTCAAGTTAGTAACCGAAACATACAAACCCATAGCATATTAGAACCACATTAATAAAAGAGTAAagtacaaaaatcgtcctttatgtatgtcgcttattgcaaattgtgtcctttgtcttcaataattacagaaaacgtactcgatgtttgcaaacccttgcaagtgatgtcctttagccctaactcagttaatttttgtggttaaatctgaacaaatggaccccacatgacggtctttttatggttaaatctgaccaaatagaccacgcatgagagtaaaatgaccaaaataccctcatgtgaggtccatttggtcagatttaaccacaaaaaattaactgagttagtgctaacggacataacttgcaagggtttgcaaacatcgagtacgtttactgtaattattgaagataaaggacacaatttgcaataactgacatacataaaggacgatttttagACAGTAACCTTGGTATTTTGCATGACACGAAGTTGTGGCAGCACCGAAACAGCTTCCAAATAAACACAAAAGGCCCATAGAATCCGGTTTATAATATGATGTTGTGTTGTCGGATGAATCACTAGAGACAGTACGGCACAAGGAATCACCTACATTAAGATGATTAGAGGCTGTGAAATATGATGAagggtattattattattattattatttgataatGAAGAAGTTACCACGTAATAATTGGTGACGTTATCTTTCTCGAGCATATAACTGGAGTTGAGGTTAAAACGCATCATATAGACAACCCATACGGTGGCAGCTAAGGTAGCCAAATCTAGTAAGGTGTGTACATCATATTCCATTACAAAACTGCAGTAGAGTCTAGAACCTAAGAAAATGGCTGTGAGTTCTTGCGATTTCAGTGAAAGACCTGCAATAAacatacacacaaaatattaatATTAGAGCagcattttttttatgtttttttaaccgTGAGAATCCGTCAAGGAAAACTCATGGGACCCACCAATACCCTGCTAACCAGTGGGACCAGGTAAAACATAACTTAAGTTGTTTTTTGATAGTGAGAACCCGTTAGAGAAAACTCATGGGAAGTTGGATTCGAACATGCTATAAGGGAATCATGCGCGGCTTAACGCTGCGCCATCCCTGCAGGTTCATTTTTTATGTTGAATAAATGACAATTTCCACTTGGTAATAAATGTATATAAAATTAGCAAAAGTTACTAATTTCAAACCGAAAGAACTACCCTATCCTCATCAAATTCTTCTAAATAAGTCTAGCTTTTAATTCATCTTTCATTTCTTCCATAATTAAACAAGTTCCAACCTTCCACGAAATCATTTCCGGCCAATTTCAATACCACAATTATTGTaaattcaagtttttttttttataaaaaaaaattaataaatacaTCAAAACCTTAAAACAAACCATAGAAATTTGACAAAATTTCAATCAATCATCTTTTCCAATTCAAAGCCCTAAATCCATACAATAAACCCAATTCAACATCACAAAATCAGCTTAAAAAACCACAtcaacaaacaaaacataaataaataaataaaaatgaaatgaaataaaaAAGAAACACGTAAAAGGACAAAAAGAATACCGACCGGCGCAAGTTTTCTCGGTGGCGAGCTTGTAAATAAGAACAGAGATTCCGAGAGCGTGAACGGCCTCAGCGGCAATGAAGAGGTTGTCGTGATCGTAAACGACCATGCGGATGAAGATGAGGGCGGCGATTGCGATGGCGAATGCAAGGAACACCTTCACCTTCGGTGGTTGCCTCCGTACCCATGTCCGCACCACCTGGATCGGCTTCTTCGTGTTCCCCttcatcctctctctctctctctctctctctcagggGTTCCTTATTATTATGTTTCGAAAAtaaaagtttgtttttttttaatttaattcaaaTCAGGGTTGGAAACAaattgaaatatatatttatttattgaatATTAATAAAACTAACAAACATATATATTAGGTTGATAAATAATAAATTGAGTTAATTAATTGTGGATGAAAGTGAACTAATAGTTACAGCTAATAgacatattttttaaaaaatattaattaaaagaataAATTGAATTCATTACAGGTTAAAGAGATGTAGCATTAACTATTTTATTTCTCATAAATAAATTAGGCAAAAATATTTTTCATGTGATGATGTGTATTTTGCCCTTCACCAACTTACACGGCAACTTAGACTTCTCAATACTTGGACATGTGTATCTTTGACGTGTAACAGAAAGGTTGAAAAAAGttgtattattatattagatTGTAATCTCGTTAATTACACGGAATgataaatataatgttatataattAGTAATAAAAAGTTATGTTTAAAAGAAATACACATTGCATGATTTAATAAACATGTGCATTATACTAAAGaataaaacatagtttaatttttaacatatttagtcatcaacatatatatttaaaacaaTGAACATTGACGTGATAATTATAAAGTTTGTTAAGTTAAtctttaaaacattgttttttagCCGAGAATTAACTTTGATTTTTTAATACATTGTGTTTAGCATATTGTACTTTTACTATTCTTACCATTCAACCATATTAAATATTTGATTTTTTAGAAATCGCATAATTTTAAACTTGGTGAAGCTTTTATGTAAAAAAGATATAggtttatttaaaaaattaataaGTACTTTCATATTAAATTCCTTTGGTTAATGATATAATAACTatctttaattaaaaaatatttataattaaATAGGAGAGAAATGCGGTAAAACCAAAAAGTATATAACTCTATCCTCAtgatttttcttttattatatagaagatatagatagatatagataaagATATGAATACAGATAGATTATTTAGTTATTGAGAATTATACATATAGAGACGATACAAcgaatttatttaattaatttgtaAATATTTTATGTGAAGTTAATAGCTTTTTTTAAATATATCTTTGAACACCTATAGAAAAAGTGATGAATCCCATATATCATTTGGGAATTATCTTCTAAATATGCTGTATATTCTATTTTTTATCGTTATTCGGGTATTTTCTTTATTATGAAGTTAGTTTtagttttttaaaattttaacttcccTATCCAAATTTCAGTTTACCTTAAAAAAATTGAGTTGCAAATTTTTTATTCTCTATCGTCT
Above is a window of Helianthus annuus cultivar XRQ/B chromosome 14, HanXRQr2.0-SUNRISE, whole genome shotgun sequence DNA encoding:
- the LOC110908160 gene encoding ER lumen protein-retaining receptor erd-2.2, whose product is MKGNTKKPIQVVRTWVRRQPPKVKVFLAFAIAIAALIFIRMVVYDHDNLFIAAEAVHALGISVLIYKLATEKTCAGLSLKSQELTAIFLGSRLYCSFVMEYDVHTLLDLATLAATVWVVYMMRFNLNSSYMLEKDNVTNYYVVIPCAVLSLVIHPTTQHHIINRILWAFCVYLEAVSVLPQLRVMQNTKIVEPFTAHYVFALGVARFLSCAHWILQVLDTRGGLLTALGYGLWPSMVLLSEIVQTFILADFCYYYVQSVMGGQLVLRLPSGVV